One window of Elaeis guineensis isolate ETL-2024a chromosome 11, EG11, whole genome shotgun sequence genomic DNA carries:
- the LOC105033546 gene encoding protein Brevis radix-like 1 isoform X1: MLACIACSKHEHEDGAEETAHAGTPSNKDAVKSVTSQIKDMVLKFSGSYRQCKGGSLSHRSKSFRHPRNHHSGGASSSHTLIDDDAASDGGGGGRYAFLQVASSSSTPAWDFTSIARDRDNDRFKAHKWIPGVGVVAAAEEVVLEEDGGEPKEWVAQVEPGVHITFVSLPGGAGNDLKRIRFSREMFNKWQAQRWWGENYDRIMELYNVQRFSRQGLPTPLRSDDGGLSVRTNSDRSSVPWCTARGQAHIRIVACPAPEPCGFHSSLNNVLFDTKAEESFYSHVGSTREDPITPPLSRNTYRSHSAATGKGMYCPTVPDASEHALPHQHNPSAAAGAGAVGSSGVKRGEASTVEASRTTTSSRDEASISISNASDLEVMEWVEQDEPGVYITIRELADGTRELRRVRFSRERFGEVHAKLWWEENRERIQTQYL; this comes from the exons ATGCTGGCCTGCATCGCTTGTTCGAAGCACGAGCACGAAGATGGCGCTGAGGAAACCGCACATGCTGGGACACCGAGTAACAAAGACGCCGTCAAAAGCGTGACCTCCCAG ATAAAGGACATGGTGTTGAAGTTCTCTGGCTCATACCGGCAATGTAAAGGTGGCAGCTTGTCTCACCGGAGCAAGAGCTTCCGCCACCCACGCAACCACCACAGTGGCGGCGCCAGCAGCTCACACACACTCATCGATGATGACGCAGCCTCCGATGGTGGAGGTGGTGGCCGGTACGCCTTCTTGCAGGTGGCGAGCTCAAGCTCAACCCCTGCATGGGACTTCACAAGTATTGCCCGTGACAGGGACAATGACAGGTTCAAGGCCCACAAGTGGATCCCCGGAGTTGGGGTGGTGGCAGCAGCGGAAGAGGTGGTGCTGGAGGAGGACGGCGGCGAGCCAAAGGAGTGGGTGGCTCAGGTTGAGCCCGGCGTCCACATCACTTTTGTTTCTCTCCCTGGTGGTGCCGGCAACGACCTCAAGCGCATCCGTTTCAG TCGGGAGATGTTTAACAAGTGGCAGGCACAGAGGTGGTGGGGAGAGAACTATGATAGGATCATGGAGCTTTACAATGTGCAGAGGTTTAGCCGCCAGGGACTACCAACTCCACTGAGGTCCGATGATGGCGGG CTTTCTGTGCGTACAAACTCCGACCGTTCTTCTGTTCCCTGGTGCACTGCACGAGGCCAAGCCCATATCCGTATTGTTGCTTGTCCTGCTCCGGAGCCTTGTGGATTCCATTCTTCTCTGAACAACGTCCTTTTTGACACCAAA GCAGAAGAATCATTCTATTCGCATGTGGGGTCAACGAGGGAGGACCCCATCACCCCGCCGCTGTCTCGAAACACGTACAGATCTCATTCCGCTGCCACCGGTAAGGGAATGTACTGTCCGACGGTTCCTGACGCTTCAGAGCATGCTTTACCTCATCAGCACAATCCTTCTGCTGCTGCTGGAGCTGGAGCTGTGGGGTCTTCGGGTGTCAAGCGTGGAGAGGCCTCTACGGTAGAGGCATCGAGAACGACTACATCCTCCAGGGATGAGGCCTCTATCTCCATCAGCAATGCCAGTGATCTGGAGGTGATGGAGTGGGTGGAGCAGGATGAGCCTGGGGTTTACATCACCATCCGAGAGCTGGCTGATGGTACGCGGGAGCTTCGTCGGGTTCGATTCAG CCGAGAAAGGTTTGGGGAGGTGCACGCCAAGCTGTGGTGGGAGGAGAACAGAGAGAGGATACAGACTCAGTACCTTTAA
- the LOC105033546 gene encoding protein Brevis radix-like 1 isoform X2, with the protein MLACIACSKHEHEDGAEETAHAGTPSNKDAVKSVTSQIKDMVLKFSGSYRQCKGGSLSHRSKSFRHPRNHHSGGASSSHTLIDDDAASDGGGGGRYAFLQVASSSSTPAWDFTSIARDRDNDRFKAHKWIPGVGVVAAAEEVVLEEDGGEPKEWVAQVEPGVHITFVSLPGGAGNDLKRIRFSREMFNKWQAQRWWGENYDRIMELYNVQRFSRQGLPTPLRSDDGGAEESFYSHVGSTREDPITPPLSRNTYRSHSAATGKGMYCPTVPDASEHALPHQHNPSAAAGAGAVGSSGVKRGEASTVEASRTTTSSRDEASISISNASDLEVMEWVEQDEPGVYITIRELADGTRELRRVRFSRERFGEVHAKLWWEENRERIQTQYL; encoded by the exons ATGCTGGCCTGCATCGCTTGTTCGAAGCACGAGCACGAAGATGGCGCTGAGGAAACCGCACATGCTGGGACACCGAGTAACAAAGACGCCGTCAAAAGCGTGACCTCCCAG ATAAAGGACATGGTGTTGAAGTTCTCTGGCTCATACCGGCAATGTAAAGGTGGCAGCTTGTCTCACCGGAGCAAGAGCTTCCGCCACCCACGCAACCACCACAGTGGCGGCGCCAGCAGCTCACACACACTCATCGATGATGACGCAGCCTCCGATGGTGGAGGTGGTGGCCGGTACGCCTTCTTGCAGGTGGCGAGCTCAAGCTCAACCCCTGCATGGGACTTCACAAGTATTGCCCGTGACAGGGACAATGACAGGTTCAAGGCCCACAAGTGGATCCCCGGAGTTGGGGTGGTGGCAGCAGCGGAAGAGGTGGTGCTGGAGGAGGACGGCGGCGAGCCAAAGGAGTGGGTGGCTCAGGTTGAGCCCGGCGTCCACATCACTTTTGTTTCTCTCCCTGGTGGTGCCGGCAACGACCTCAAGCGCATCCGTTTCAG TCGGGAGATGTTTAACAAGTGGCAGGCACAGAGGTGGTGGGGAGAGAACTATGATAGGATCATGGAGCTTTACAATGTGCAGAGGTTTAGCCGCCAGGGACTACCAACTCCACTGAGGTCCGATGATGGCGGG GCAGAAGAATCATTCTATTCGCATGTGGGGTCAACGAGGGAGGACCCCATCACCCCGCCGCTGTCTCGAAACACGTACAGATCTCATTCCGCTGCCACCGGTAAGGGAATGTACTGTCCGACGGTTCCTGACGCTTCAGAGCATGCTTTACCTCATCAGCACAATCCTTCTGCTGCTGCTGGAGCTGGAGCTGTGGGGTCTTCGGGTGTCAAGCGTGGAGAGGCCTCTACGGTAGAGGCATCGAGAACGACTACATCCTCCAGGGATGAGGCCTCTATCTCCATCAGCAATGCCAGTGATCTGGAGGTGATGGAGTGGGTGGAGCAGGATGAGCCTGGGGTTTACATCACCATCCGAGAGCTGGCTGATGGTACGCGGGAGCTTCGTCGGGTTCGATTCAG CCGAGAAAGGTTTGGGGAGGTGCACGCCAAGCTGTGGTGGGAGGAGAACAGAGAGAGGATACAGACTCAGTACCTTTAA
- the LOC105033533 gene encoding cyclin-dependent kinase F-4 isoform X1: protein MERYKLIKEVGDGTFGSVWRAINKQTGEVVAIKKMKRKYYSWEECMNLREVKSLRRMNHPNIVKLKEVIRENDILYFVFEYMECNLYQLMKDRREAFLEAEIRNWCFQIFQALAYMHQRGYFHRDLKPENLLVTKDIIKIADFGLAREVCSQPPYTEYVSTRWYRAPEVLLQSSVYDSAVDIWAMGAIMAELFTLRPLFPGLSEADEIYRICKVIGSPNENTWAEGLQLAGVIKYQFPQLSGANLSVLIPSASKEAIDLISSLCSWDPRKRPKAEEALQHPFFQTCVYVAPSLHPKVGAKPNTPPSAGVRGASEQKSARRYSTGTLSTTKPANNVLSVKSNASLRTGATGAQRKLELDHRGPGKTEKSMRNSFKQSQYRPPARNNPGVLGRSSRSAADIPEKTASGAATSAKVSNVAEKLGKMSLSSGPQHSGKQPPPWMKAGGWHSQTDLLSRSHELPPRRYTRKVVG from the exons ATGGAACG GTACAAGTTAATTAAGGAAGTTGGTGATGGAACATTTGGGAGTGTTTGGCGAGCTATAAATAAACAGACTGGGGAAGTT GTTGCAATTAAGAAAATGAAGAGGAAATATTATTCTTGGGAGGAGTGCATGAATCTTCGGGAAGTGAAG TCCCTTCGGCGGATGAACCATCCTAACATTGTGAAGCTTAAGGAAGTCATAAGAGAAAATGATATTCTATACTTCGTGTTTGAATATATG GAATGCAATCTCTACCAGCTTATGAAGGATAGGAGAGAGGCTTTTTTGGAGGCTGAAATTCGGAATTGGTGCTTTCAAATATTTCAAGCCCTTGCTTATATGCACCAGCGTGGCTATTTTCACCGTGACCTTAAGCCTG AAAACTTGTTAGTAACAAAGGACATCATCAAAATAGCTGATTTTGGCCTGGCTCGGGAAGTTTGTTCACAGCCACCATATACAGAATATGTCTCTACTCGCtg GTATCGAGCACCTGAAGTATTGCTCCAGTCGTCAGTATATGATTCTGCAGTTG ATATTTGGGCAATGGGTGCTATTATGGCTGAGCTGTTTACACTCCGCCCTCTTTTCCCTGGCTTAAG CGAAGCTGATGAAATATATAGAATTTGCAAGGTTATTGGTAGCCCGAATGAAAATACTTGGGCTGAAGGATTGCAACTTGCAGGCGTCATCAAGTATCAGTTTCCACAG TTATCTGGTGCCAATCTTTCAGTGCTTATTCCATCAGCTAGCAAGGAGGCAATTGACCTTATCTCG TCACTTTGTTCGTGGGATCCCCGCAAGAGGCCTAAAGCTGAAGAGGCCCTTCAACATCCTTTCTTCCAG ACCTGTGTCTATGTCGCACCATCTCTTCATCCAAAAGTGGGAGCAAAACCCAATACACCGCCATCTG cTGGGGTGAGAGGAGCTTCAGAGCAGAAGAGTGCTAGAAGATATTCAACAGGAACTCTATCCACAACAAAACCTGCTAATAATGTCTTATCAGTGAAGTCAAATGCATCTCTGAGGACAG GTGCTACAGGTGCACAAAGAAAGCTGGAGCTGGATCATCGG GGGCCTGGGAAAACTGAAAAATCCATGAGGAACAGTTTTAAACAATCTCAATATAGGCCACCAGCAAGAAACAACCCAG GAGTTTTAGGAAGAAGCTCTCGCAGCGCAGCCGACATACCCGAAAAGACTGCAAGTGGAGCAGCGACGTCTGCTAAGGTTTCAAATGTGGCTGAGAAACTGGGAAAGATGTCACTGAGCTCTGGTCCACAGCATAGTGGGAAGCAACCGCCCCCTTGGATGAAGGCGGGGGGTTGGCACAGCCAAACTGACCTCCTTTCGCGGTCCCATGAACTGCCTCCTAGAAGATATACTCGCAAGGTTGTGGGGTGA
- the LOC105033533 gene encoding cyclin-dependent kinase F-4 isoform X3 yields the protein MERYKLIKEVGDGTFGSVWRAINKQTGEVVAIKKMKRKYYSWEECMNLREVKSLRRMNHPNIVKLKEVIRENDILYFVFEYMECNLYQLMKDRREAFLEAEIRNWCFQIFQALAYMHQRGYFHRDLKPENLLVTKDIIKIADFGLAREVCSQPPYTEYVSTRWYRAPEVLLQSSVYDSAVDIWAMGAIMAELFTLRPLFPGLRICKVIGSPNENTWAEGLQLAGVIKYQFPQLSGANLSVLIPSASKEAIDLISSLCSWDPRKRPKAEEALQHPFFQTCVYVAPSLHPKVGAKPNTPPSAGVRGASEQKSARRYSTGTLSTTKPANNVLSVKSNASLRTGATGAQRKLELDHRGPGKTEKSMRNSFKQSQYRPPARNNPGVLGRSSRSAADIPEKTASGAATSAKVSNVAEKLGKMSLSSGPQHSGKQPPPWMKAGGWHSQTDLLSRSHELPPRRYTRKVVG from the exons ATGGAACG GTACAAGTTAATTAAGGAAGTTGGTGATGGAACATTTGGGAGTGTTTGGCGAGCTATAAATAAACAGACTGGGGAAGTT GTTGCAATTAAGAAAATGAAGAGGAAATATTATTCTTGGGAGGAGTGCATGAATCTTCGGGAAGTGAAG TCCCTTCGGCGGATGAACCATCCTAACATTGTGAAGCTTAAGGAAGTCATAAGAGAAAATGATATTCTATACTTCGTGTTTGAATATATG GAATGCAATCTCTACCAGCTTATGAAGGATAGGAGAGAGGCTTTTTTGGAGGCTGAAATTCGGAATTGGTGCTTTCAAATATTTCAAGCCCTTGCTTATATGCACCAGCGTGGCTATTTTCACCGTGACCTTAAGCCTG AAAACTTGTTAGTAACAAAGGACATCATCAAAATAGCTGATTTTGGCCTGGCTCGGGAAGTTTGTTCACAGCCACCATATACAGAATATGTCTCTACTCGCtg GTATCGAGCACCTGAAGTATTGCTCCAGTCGTCAGTATATGATTCTGCAGTTG ATATTTGGGCAATGGGTGCTATTATGGCTGAGCTGTTTACACTCCGCCCTCTTTTCCCTGGCTTAAG AATTTGCAAGGTTATTGGTAGCCCGAATGAAAATACTTGGGCTGAAGGATTGCAACTTGCAGGCGTCATCAAGTATCAGTTTCCACAG TTATCTGGTGCCAATCTTTCAGTGCTTATTCCATCAGCTAGCAAGGAGGCAATTGACCTTATCTCG TCACTTTGTTCGTGGGATCCCCGCAAGAGGCCTAAAGCTGAAGAGGCCCTTCAACATCCTTTCTTCCAG ACCTGTGTCTATGTCGCACCATCTCTTCATCCAAAAGTGGGAGCAAAACCCAATACACCGCCATCTG cTGGGGTGAGAGGAGCTTCAGAGCAGAAGAGTGCTAGAAGATATTCAACAGGAACTCTATCCACAACAAAACCTGCTAATAATGTCTTATCAGTGAAGTCAAATGCATCTCTGAGGACAG GTGCTACAGGTGCACAAAGAAAGCTGGAGCTGGATCATCGG GGGCCTGGGAAAACTGAAAAATCCATGAGGAACAGTTTTAAACAATCTCAATATAGGCCACCAGCAAGAAACAACCCAG GAGTTTTAGGAAGAAGCTCTCGCAGCGCAGCCGACATACCCGAAAAGACTGCAAGTGGAGCAGCGACGTCTGCTAAGGTTTCAAATGTGGCTGAGAAACTGGGAAAGATGTCACTGAGCTCTGGTCCACAGCATAGTGGGAAGCAACCGCCCCCTTGGATGAAGGCGGGGGGTTGGCACAGCCAAACTGACCTCCTTTCGCGGTCCCATGAACTGCCTCCTAGAAGATATACTCGCAAGGTTGTGGGGTGA
- the LOC105033533 gene encoding cyclin-dependent kinase F-4 isoform X2 translates to MERYKLIKEVGDGTFGSVWRAINKQTGEVVAIKKMKRKYYSWEECMNLREVKSLRRMNHPNIVKLKEVIRENDILYFVFEYMECNLYQLMKDRREAFLEAEIRNWCFQIFQALAYMHQRGYFHRDLKPENLLVTKDIIKIADFGLAREVCSQPPYTEYVSTRWYRAPEVLLQSSVYDSAVDIWAMGAIMAELFTLRPLFPGLSEADEIYRICKVIGSPNENTWAEGLQLAGVIKYQFPQLSGANLSVLIPSASKEAIDLISSLCSWDPRKRPKAEEALQHPFFQTCVYVAPSLHPKVGAKPNTPPSAGVRGASEQKSARRYSTGTLSTTKPANNVLSVKSNASLRTGAQRKLELDHRGPGKTEKSMRNSFKQSQYRPPARNNPGVLGRSSRSAADIPEKTASGAATSAKVSNVAEKLGKMSLSSGPQHSGKQPPPWMKAGGWHSQTDLLSRSHELPPRRYTRKVVG, encoded by the exons ATGGAACG GTACAAGTTAATTAAGGAAGTTGGTGATGGAACATTTGGGAGTGTTTGGCGAGCTATAAATAAACAGACTGGGGAAGTT GTTGCAATTAAGAAAATGAAGAGGAAATATTATTCTTGGGAGGAGTGCATGAATCTTCGGGAAGTGAAG TCCCTTCGGCGGATGAACCATCCTAACATTGTGAAGCTTAAGGAAGTCATAAGAGAAAATGATATTCTATACTTCGTGTTTGAATATATG GAATGCAATCTCTACCAGCTTATGAAGGATAGGAGAGAGGCTTTTTTGGAGGCTGAAATTCGGAATTGGTGCTTTCAAATATTTCAAGCCCTTGCTTATATGCACCAGCGTGGCTATTTTCACCGTGACCTTAAGCCTG AAAACTTGTTAGTAACAAAGGACATCATCAAAATAGCTGATTTTGGCCTGGCTCGGGAAGTTTGTTCACAGCCACCATATACAGAATATGTCTCTACTCGCtg GTATCGAGCACCTGAAGTATTGCTCCAGTCGTCAGTATATGATTCTGCAGTTG ATATTTGGGCAATGGGTGCTATTATGGCTGAGCTGTTTACACTCCGCCCTCTTTTCCCTGGCTTAAG CGAAGCTGATGAAATATATAGAATTTGCAAGGTTATTGGTAGCCCGAATGAAAATACTTGGGCTGAAGGATTGCAACTTGCAGGCGTCATCAAGTATCAGTTTCCACAG TTATCTGGTGCCAATCTTTCAGTGCTTATTCCATCAGCTAGCAAGGAGGCAATTGACCTTATCTCG TCACTTTGTTCGTGGGATCCCCGCAAGAGGCCTAAAGCTGAAGAGGCCCTTCAACATCCTTTCTTCCAG ACCTGTGTCTATGTCGCACCATCTCTTCATCCAAAAGTGGGAGCAAAACCCAATACACCGCCATCTG cTGGGGTGAGAGGAGCTTCAGAGCAGAAGAGTGCTAGAAGATATTCAACAGGAACTCTATCCACAACAAAACCTGCTAATAATGTCTTATCAGTGAAGTCAAATGCATCTCTGAGGACAG GTGCACAAAGAAAGCTGGAGCTGGATCATCGG GGGCCTGGGAAAACTGAAAAATCCATGAGGAACAGTTTTAAACAATCTCAATATAGGCCACCAGCAAGAAACAACCCAG GAGTTTTAGGAAGAAGCTCTCGCAGCGCAGCCGACATACCCGAAAAGACTGCAAGTGGAGCAGCGACGTCTGCTAAGGTTTCAAATGTGGCTGAGAAACTGGGAAAGATGTCACTGAGCTCTGGTCCACAGCATAGTGGGAAGCAACCGCCCCCTTGGATGAAGGCGGGGGGTTGGCACAGCCAAACTGACCTCCTTTCGCGGTCCCATGAACTGCCTCCTAGAAGATATACTCGCAAGGTTGTGGGGTGA
- the LOC105033534 gene encoding probable methyltransferase PMT21 isoform X1 has protein sequence MTFRSLMVFMVMQHLPYISMLQFVCNCIFNWKWSRFLVLLYNVVKYITLVSCRFLISEYKMKNKDPKPGAYPDKSSGIVPMTLMFIVLCGSSFYLGGIFCSEKVIFFKKDETPMIQSRKETVVAPLQIKSLAFPECSSNYQDYTPCTDPKRWRKYGNYRLSFMERHCPPMTERNECLVPPPDGYKPPIRWPKSRDECWYRNVPYDWINNQKSNQHWLRKEGEKFYFPGGGTMFPNGVGAYVDLMQKLIPGMKDGTVRTAIDTGCGVASWGGDLLDRGILTVSLAPRDNHEAQVQFALERGIPAILGIISTQHLPFPSNSFDMAHCSRCLIPWTEFGGIYLLEIHRILRPGGFWVLSGPPINYENRWRGWNTTVQEQKADFDKLKKFLASMCFKLYSKKDDIAVWQKSPDNSCYNQLTPASYPPKCDDSMDPDSAWYVPLRSCIATPNQNFKKLGLQSTPKWPNRLHIAPERVSMLPSGNSGGFKHDDSKWKLRVKHYKTLLPALGSDKIRNVMDMNTLYGGFAAALISSPVWVMNVVSSYGVNSLGVVYDRGLIGTYHDWCEAFSTYPRTYDLLHLDDLFTAESHRCEMKYVLLEMDRILRPNGYVIVHENNYFIDAITTIAKGMRWNCQKHDTEYNVEKEKLLICQKKLWYAKLSQQ, from the exons ATGACTTTTAGATCTCTGATGGTTTTCATGGTTATGCAACATTTGCCGTACATCTCAATGCTGCAATTTGTTTGCAATTGTATTTTTAACTGGAAATGGTCACGATTTCTAGTTCTGCTTTATAATGTTGTAAAGTATATTACCTTGGTTTCCTGCAGGTTTCTAATTTCAGAATACAAAATGAAGAATAAAGATCCTAAGCCAGGGGCATATCCTGATAAAAGTTCTGGGATAGTCCCCATGACCTTGATGTTCATAGTACTATGTGGATCCTCATTCTACCTTGGGGGGATATTTTGCTCTGAAAAGGTCATATTTTTTAAGAAGGATGAGACACCAATGATTCAGTCTCGCAAGGAAACTGTTGTGGCTCCTCTTCAAATTAAGTCTCTTGCATTCCCTGAGTGTAGCAGTAATTATCAAGATTACACACCATGCACAGACCCTAAG AGATGGAGGAAATATGGTAATTACAGGCTTAGTTTCATGGAACGCCATTGTCCACCAATGACTGAAAGGAATGAATGCTTAGTGCCTCCTCCTGATGGATATAAGCCACCAATCAGATGGCCGAAGAGCAGAGATGAGTGCTGGTACAG AAATGTACCTTATGACTGGATAAACAATCAGAAATCTAATCAACACTGGCTGAGAAAAGAAGGTGAAAAGTTTTACTTTCCTGGTGGCGGTACCATGTTTCCCAATGGAGTTGGTGCCTATGTTGACTTGATGCAAAAACTGATTCCTGGAATGAAGGATGGAACGGTCCGAACTGCTATTGATACTGGGTGTGGG GTTGCAAGTTGGGGAGGTGATTTGTTAGACCGTGGAATTTTAACTGTTTCTCTTGCGCCTAGAGATAATCATGAGGCTCAAGTACAGTTTGCCCTTGAACGTGGCATTCCAGCAATTTTAGGAATCATTTCTACCCAACATCTTCCTTTCCCATCCAATTCATTTGATATGGCTCACTGCTCCAGATGCCTTATCCCATGGACAGAATTTG GTGGGATATACCTGCTAGAAATACACCGAATTCTTCGGCCTGGTGGCTTCTGGGTGCTTTCTGGACCACCTATAAACTATGAAAACCGTTGGCGGGGGTGGAACACCACAGTGCAAGAGCAGAAAGCGGATTTTGACAAATTAAAGAAGTTTCTAGCGAGCATGTGTTTCAAATTGTACAGTAAAAAAGATGACATTGCGGTGTGGCAAAAATCTCCAGATAATAGCTGTTACAATCAACTCACTCCAGCTTCATACCCACCAAAATGTGATGACAGCATGGATCCTGATTCAGCATGGTATGTTCCACTTCGCTCTTGCATAGCTACCCCAAACCAAAACTTCAAGAAGTTGGGGCTGCAATCTACTCCAAAATGGCCTAATCGGCTGCATATAGCTCCAGAGCGTGTGTCCATGCTTCCAAGTGGGAACTCTGGTGGGTTCAAGCATGATGACAGTAAATGGAAGTTGCGGGTGAAACACTACAAGACCTTGCTTCCTGCTCTTGGAAGTGATAAAATTCGAAATGTCATGGATATGAATACATTGTATGGAGGGTTTGCAGCAGCACTTATCAGTTCTCCTGTCTGGGTAATGAATGTTGTCTCTTCTTATGGAGTAAATTCCCTTGGTGTGGTCTATGACAGGGGGCTGATTGGCACTTATCATGATTG GTGTGAGGCATTCTCGACTTATCCTCGAACATATGACCTCTTGCATCTTGATGACTTATTTACTGCAGAAAGTCACAG ATGTGAGATGAAGTATGTTCTCCTTGAGATGGATCGGATCCTGCGTCCAAATGGATATGTGATAGTCCATGAAAATAACTATTTCATAGATGCTATAACAACCATTGCCAAAGGCATGAGATGGAATTGCCAGAAACATGACACTGAATACAATGTAGAGAAAGAGAAGCTGTTAATATGTCAGAAGAAACTTTGGTATGCAAAGCTCAGTCAGCAATAA
- the LOC105033534 gene encoding probable methyltransferase PMT21 isoform X2, giving the protein MKNKDPKPGAYPDKSSGIVPMTLMFIVLCGSSFYLGGIFCSEKVIFFKKDETPMIQSRKETVVAPLQIKSLAFPECSSNYQDYTPCTDPKRWRKYGNYRLSFMERHCPPMTERNECLVPPPDGYKPPIRWPKSRDECWYRNVPYDWINNQKSNQHWLRKEGEKFYFPGGGTMFPNGVGAYVDLMQKLIPGMKDGTVRTAIDTGCGVASWGGDLLDRGILTVSLAPRDNHEAQVQFALERGIPAILGIISTQHLPFPSNSFDMAHCSRCLIPWTEFGGIYLLEIHRILRPGGFWVLSGPPINYENRWRGWNTTVQEQKADFDKLKKFLASMCFKLYSKKDDIAVWQKSPDNSCYNQLTPASYPPKCDDSMDPDSAWYVPLRSCIATPNQNFKKLGLQSTPKWPNRLHIAPERVSMLPSGNSGGFKHDDSKWKLRVKHYKTLLPALGSDKIRNVMDMNTLYGGFAAALISSPVWVMNVVSSYGVNSLGVVYDRGLIGTYHDWCEAFSTYPRTYDLLHLDDLFTAESHRCEMKYVLLEMDRILRPNGYVIVHENNYFIDAITTIAKGMRWNCQKHDTEYNVEKEKLLICQKKLWYAKLSQQ; this is encoded by the exons ATGAAGAATAAAGATCCTAAGCCAGGGGCATATCCTGATAAAAGTTCTGGGATAGTCCCCATGACCTTGATGTTCATAGTACTATGTGGATCCTCATTCTACCTTGGGGGGATATTTTGCTCTGAAAAGGTCATATTTTTTAAGAAGGATGAGACACCAATGATTCAGTCTCGCAAGGAAACTGTTGTGGCTCCTCTTCAAATTAAGTCTCTTGCATTCCCTGAGTGTAGCAGTAATTATCAAGATTACACACCATGCACAGACCCTAAG AGATGGAGGAAATATGGTAATTACAGGCTTAGTTTCATGGAACGCCATTGTCCACCAATGACTGAAAGGAATGAATGCTTAGTGCCTCCTCCTGATGGATATAAGCCACCAATCAGATGGCCGAAGAGCAGAGATGAGTGCTGGTACAG AAATGTACCTTATGACTGGATAAACAATCAGAAATCTAATCAACACTGGCTGAGAAAAGAAGGTGAAAAGTTTTACTTTCCTGGTGGCGGTACCATGTTTCCCAATGGAGTTGGTGCCTATGTTGACTTGATGCAAAAACTGATTCCTGGAATGAAGGATGGAACGGTCCGAACTGCTATTGATACTGGGTGTGGG GTTGCAAGTTGGGGAGGTGATTTGTTAGACCGTGGAATTTTAACTGTTTCTCTTGCGCCTAGAGATAATCATGAGGCTCAAGTACAGTTTGCCCTTGAACGTGGCATTCCAGCAATTTTAGGAATCATTTCTACCCAACATCTTCCTTTCCCATCCAATTCATTTGATATGGCTCACTGCTCCAGATGCCTTATCCCATGGACAGAATTTG GTGGGATATACCTGCTAGAAATACACCGAATTCTTCGGCCTGGTGGCTTCTGGGTGCTTTCTGGACCACCTATAAACTATGAAAACCGTTGGCGGGGGTGGAACACCACAGTGCAAGAGCAGAAAGCGGATTTTGACAAATTAAAGAAGTTTCTAGCGAGCATGTGTTTCAAATTGTACAGTAAAAAAGATGACATTGCGGTGTGGCAAAAATCTCCAGATAATAGCTGTTACAATCAACTCACTCCAGCTTCATACCCACCAAAATGTGATGACAGCATGGATCCTGATTCAGCATGGTATGTTCCACTTCGCTCTTGCATAGCTACCCCAAACCAAAACTTCAAGAAGTTGGGGCTGCAATCTACTCCAAAATGGCCTAATCGGCTGCATATAGCTCCAGAGCGTGTGTCCATGCTTCCAAGTGGGAACTCTGGTGGGTTCAAGCATGATGACAGTAAATGGAAGTTGCGGGTGAAACACTACAAGACCTTGCTTCCTGCTCTTGGAAGTGATAAAATTCGAAATGTCATGGATATGAATACATTGTATGGAGGGTTTGCAGCAGCACTTATCAGTTCTCCTGTCTGGGTAATGAATGTTGTCTCTTCTTATGGAGTAAATTCCCTTGGTGTGGTCTATGACAGGGGGCTGATTGGCACTTATCATGATTG GTGTGAGGCATTCTCGACTTATCCTCGAACATATGACCTCTTGCATCTTGATGACTTATTTACTGCAGAAAGTCACAG ATGTGAGATGAAGTATGTTCTCCTTGAGATGGATCGGATCCTGCGTCCAAATGGATATGTGATAGTCCATGAAAATAACTATTTCATAGATGCTATAACAACCATTGCCAAAGGCATGAGATGGAATTGCCAGAAACATGACACTGAATACAATGTAGAGAAAGAGAAGCTGTTAATATGTCAGAAGAAACTTTGGTATGCAAAGCTCAGTCAGCAATAA